In Sporosarcina sp. PTS2304, a genomic segment contains:
- a CDS encoding MOSC domain-containing protein, giving the protein MEDTPTIRTLSIGLPRTLQTTKGKEFISAIAKQSSSGAFLSVDGFIGDGIADTKHHGGPDRAVCIYSQEHYPLWEKEFDCLLPSATFGENLTVEGMLEQDVCIGDVFRVGEALIQVTQGRVPCSTINQRTGLPRLMKRMIETGFTGFLCRVLEEGHVHSDSSISLESRDPHRVTILYANEVYFQRPRDIEGHEQIIAVDALADVWRQDIKKRLERLQTT; this is encoded by the coding sequence TTGGAAGATACACCTACGATCCGAACGTTGTCTATTGGTTTGCCCCGTACATTACAGACTACCAAAGGGAAGGAATTTATTAGCGCCATAGCTAAGCAGTCTTCGTCCGGAGCCTTTCTCTCAGTTGACGGTTTTATAGGAGATGGAATTGCTGATACGAAGCATCATGGAGGTCCTGACCGAGCCGTTTGTATATATTCTCAAGAGCATTATCCACTATGGGAAAAGGAATTCGATTGTCTGTTGCCATCCGCTACTTTCGGAGAGAATCTGACTGTGGAAGGGATGCTTGAGCAAGATGTATGTATCGGAGACGTGTTTCGTGTAGGTGAAGCGCTCATTCAAGTGACACAAGGGCGGGTTCCTTGTAGCACGATAAATCAACGAACGGGATTGCCCCGTCTGATGAAGCGAATGATTGAGACCGGTTTTACAGGGTTTTTATGCCGTGTGCTGGAGGAAGGTCATGTACACTCTGATTCTTCGATTTCTTTAGAATCACGCGATCCACACAGAGTGACTATTCTCTATGCAAATGAAGTATATTTTCAGCGTCCGCGTGATATTGAAGGACACGAACAAATTATCGCAGTGGATGCGCTGGCAGATGTTTGGCGACAAGATATAAAGAAAAGATTGGAACGATTACAAACAACGTAA
- a CDS encoding NAD(P)/FAD-dependent oxidoreductase has protein sequence MKSEQVMDVTIIGGGPAGLYAAFYSGLREMKTKIIEYQPQLGGKIHVYPEKMIWDIGGITPAPGEQVIERLVAQGLTFDPEVVLNEKIVQIKKTDDHHFALYGASGTIHYSKTIILATGTGILNPQKIEVEGAERFEVTNLNYTVKSLGRFKGKTVLISGGGNAAIDWANELQPIADKVYLTYRKDRLNGHEAQVRQLVESGVECHFNTTITRFIASEDHSVIEKVELQRHEDQEDVTIAVDEVIINHGYERDTSLIGDQQLGIKLTERNQIAGTCTSATSIPGVYAAGDILSHDGKLHLIAGAFQDAANAVNCAKTYIDPEANERGMVSSHNELFKDRNKELVKQIIYK, from the coding sequence ATGAAATCAGAACAAGTAATGGATGTTACAATTATTGGCGGTGGGCCTGCTGGATTATATGCTGCGTTTTATAGTGGACTGCGGGAAATGAAGACAAAAATCATTGAATATCAGCCACAACTTGGAGGGAAAATTCATGTCTATCCGGAAAAAATGATTTGGGATATTGGAGGCATTACACCAGCCCCTGGAGAACAAGTGATTGAACGTTTAGTAGCACAGGGACTGACGTTCGACCCTGAAGTTGTGTTAAATGAGAAGATTGTTCAAATTAAAAAGACTGACGATCATCACTTTGCATTGTATGGAGCTTCGGGAACTATCCACTACAGTAAAACGATAATTTTAGCTACTGGTACAGGTATACTGAATCCCCAAAAGATTGAAGTAGAAGGTGCGGAACGTTTTGAAGTAACGAATTTAAACTACACAGTGAAATCGCTGGGGCGTTTTAAAGGAAAAACAGTACTTATTTCAGGTGGTGGCAATGCGGCAATCGACTGGGCAAATGAGTTGCAACCTATTGCTGATAAAGTGTATTTAACGTATCGAAAAGATAGATTGAATGGTCACGAAGCACAGGTAAGACAATTAGTGGAGAGTGGTGTCGAATGTCATTTCAATACGACAATCACTAGGTTCATCGCGTCTGAAGATCATAGCGTAATTGAGAAAGTAGAGTTGCAGCGACATGAAGATCAAGAAGATGTAACGATAGCGGTAGATGAGGTGATTATCAATCACGGATATGAACGGGATACGTCATTAATTGGCGATCAGCAATTGGGAATAAAATTAACAGAACGTAATCAGATTGCGGGAACTTGTACGAGTGCTACATCGATTCCCGGAGTATATGCAGCTGGAGATATATTGAGCCATGACGGGAAGCTACATCTAATCGCAGGTGCTTTCCAAGATGCAGCGAACGCTGTGAACTGTGCGAAGACTTATATTGATCCCGAAGCCAATGAGCGGGGAATGGTGTCATCTCACAATGAATTATTTAAAGATCGAAATAAGGAATTAGTAAAACAAATAATTTACAAATGA